The region TGGACTGGGGTAACACGGCAATCCCGCTGGGAATATACCATCGCATCAATGATAAATGGGATTACAATGCAACGCTTGCTTTTAGTGAATTTTACCAGACGATGAAAATTGGCGACTTCATGTCGATTAAGATGGAACTTTATTCTTTTGCGGGTAAGCAATGGCTGAATTACCGTGGTATAGATAATCATACGTTTACCTTTGGATATGAACTGGAATATACAAGGGAACGTTATCAGGAACAGATGGCGACAATCAGCGTGGCAGATGTCGAAAAACCGTTCCACCATGTCGCTTATGCGCAGGACGCTTGGAAGATTTCTCCGGATTACTTATTGCAATATGGCTTGCGTTTGAATTATCAGTCTGCGGCGCAACATTTTGGTGTAGAACCACGCCTCTCGCTGAATGTTAATTTGGATGATACCAAGTCGTTGGAACTTTATGGTGGCTACTACTTGCAGTACATGAATTCAATTGTCTATACGGATCAGGAAACCTTAAACGAGTTTTATTATCCGGTGACAACAACAACGGATGGCCGCCATATTAAACCGGCATCATCGTGGCTCTTTGCGGCGGAATATAGCCAACGAGATCTTTTTGAGGGCTATGACTTTACCGCAGGCATTTATTACAAAACGCAAAGTAACTTGAATACGTTTGCTGTAAAATCGGATAGTAGCGATGAATCGAGTTCAAAGAATATGGTGCTGGCCGATAACTTTGGTACGGCAGACGGTTATTCCATGGGCTACGAACTTTCTCTCCGTAAAGATAAAGGTTGGTGGTTTGGCGGAATCAACTGGAGCCAGAGTATCAGCGTGGCAAGAGTCAACGATGGCTCTAAACCGTATTTCCCGAGCTGGCACCAGCCTTATGCTTTGAAACTAGATCTTGGCATTAACTGGAAAGGTGGTGAAGATGCCTTGTGGCAACACAAGAAAAAGGGTCGTTATTTCCGTTCGTCACTTGCGCTTAAATATTCATCGGGTATGCCGATTAGCGAATATAAAGGGTACTACATGGCCAAGGAAATTGGTTCCCAGAAATATTCGGATAATATAGTCGTGGTGCCAGGAAGTCGCAATGCGGGGCGCCAGACGGACTACTTTAGAATTGACCTGAAGGCAATTGATATTGGTCGCGAAGGCAAGTGGAATTTTAGCTGGACGATTATCAACTTGACCGATCACGATAATATGTTCTTTACCTTCTACGATACGCGTAAAACGCCTCCGAAGAAAACCACGATTTCTCAGTTCCCCTTTTTACCGATTATGCTGAATTATGAATACTATTTCTAGACAAAAGAAAAATTGTGTCATCCTGAGCGAAGTCCGTAAGGACGTAGTCAAAGAATCTTGTAGGCGATTCCTCTCGTCTCTCGTCTGGATTCTCTCGTCTGTTTATTTTGCGGCTTGTGATTTTCACGGTCCGTGGGAATACTATCCAGAAGAACGTGAAACCTACGTGGGAATTTATACGTACGGGTACGTTCTTGAAAATGCATCTCCGTATATCTGCTTCTCAAAAGTGTATCAGCTCAATGAAGTTTCTACGGAAAATTTTGATTTTTATGAATCCGCCAATGTGATTGTCGAAGGTCGCTTTGCTGGCAGTAAAGGCAATGGCGAAATAAGCGAGGTAACACTTCACTCTGTTGGAAATGGATGCTTTTCTTACTATGGCGTTAGGTCTTCATATTACGACTTTGCATACAAGGGTATAGCTGGTGAAACCTATAAATTGAACGCCTCCTTTAAGTGGGATAGCGCCGGTCAAATGGTGACTTCTACGTACAAGGCTACAGCGACAATCCCGAATTCTGTCAAGGTTGAGGGACTGAATATCCCGCTACAGGATGGTAGCTATAAGTGGGAAACTTACAAAGTCGGTAAAATATTTGCAATTGATTTTTTGGAATATCCGATGGATATGGAATTTATCCGCGTTGCTCTAGATTATGATAATTCTGCTCGGGGCGTCCTTATGATTCTAAATTATGGTATGGACAATGGAGAATCTCCGAATACGACGATTAATCATTTGATGGAAGGGCTTTCTAAAGAGGATTCCCATGGCTATAGAGGCGTTTCAATTCACGATCCGTTGGAAACGCAACAGAATCTTGGCTTTACGTCAAACCGCGTTGTTGCTGGAAATAAAATGCTCGATACGCTGTACCTGACGAATATGGTTATTCCTTTAGGGAGTTCTTCGATTGATATTTATACGACGGACGGTTCATATATTGACTATGTGGACAAAGTTAAACAGTCTGCCTCGGATTCACGTGTTGAACCGGAATCCAATATTGAAAACGGTATGGGTGTCTTTTTTGGCGCTGCCAAGACTTCGTTTAAAATAGATATGGGCTTTGATGAAGGCGAATATATTAGTATGTTCCATATGGCTGATAGGCATTGCTATAATGAAGATGTTAATGAAACAACAAGGGGATGTCGTCTTTTTGTCGATGTGATGTGTTCGGGAATGCTTTCAAATCGGAATATGGCACACTTAGATTTGGTTGATGCGAATAAAGAATCGTATAAGTATTATTTATGGGGTGACGATTACGAAGTGAGTAAAGATTGTTATGCGTCTAACGTGAAAGCGGCGATGTTGCTGGGTTCATCAACGTGGTCTGAGTTTTTACCGGATACCATTAAGCCCGAAGATAAATCGAAAGCTTATGCTGATGGCCTTAAGCGCTACTGCGTTACAAGCGATTTTGAAGACAATAAAATTGCAAGTTGTGGAGCGCTTAAAACAAGGTGCCTCGAAAGTAAGGAAAAAAATGAATGTAATACCTATATGTGGCAATGGTGTTCCGATCGCAATTGGGATTACGAAACATTCCCGCAATGTGGACCAGCCTTGGTGAACCGCTTTGTTGTGGATAGTCTGACATCGTCTGTTTGGGAAAAAGAAGTGAAAAACTGGTGTGAAAGTCCCTGTAGTGAAAAATACTCTCTTTGCGAAGAATTGGGCTACAAACAAGAAAATCGTAAAGAATGTCTTAGGATCGTACATGTAGAAAGTTCTGTAACAGGAGTGGTCGATAGTTATATGTCAAATGATTTAGTTAGTGTTATGCGTTAAATATGTTTGTGCGAAAGAAGTTAAATTTTTTGTTTTTTCTGGTGACAGATTTTAATAGCTTAGGTGTTACATAGGTGAATATGAAAAAGAAACTTGTTATTTTTGTGATGTCAGCCTTTTTGGCGGTGAATGCCTTTGCAGACTACGAGTCCGAAATTCGAGACTTGAAACTGCAGAAGGAAAAGCTGAATTCCGAAATTCAAAATTTGAACACACGAATCGCGTCGACGGATTCGATGCTACGTGCAGATGCGTCTCATCGCCAGTTGCTTGAACAGCGCTACAAGGCGGATGTGGAACGCCGCAATCTGGAAATTGATAGCCTGAATGCGAAGATTCGCAAGGTGGCTGCAAATCTCCAGCAGGAGCGCAACAAGCAGGCTCGCGCGAAGAACAAGAGCGATAACGTGGCCGCAAAACGCCGTGCATTGCGCGGTGAACTTGCCAAAATCTGTAAACAGCTCGAAGTCCAAATTGCGCAAACGCTCCCGTGGGAACGCGATAAGCGCCTTGACCGTGCAAAATCTTTGACGCGTGAAATCGAAAGCGGAAACGTGACCGAAGAAGAAGCATTTTCTCGCATGAAGTCGCTTGTGAATGAAGAAATTAAGTTTGGCGATGAAGTTTCTGTGGTCAACAGCCCGCTCACTCGCAAAAATGGCGAAATTGTGAATGCGACAATTCTCCGCATAGGGAACCAGTGGATGGTCTATGTCGATGAAAACGGAGCCTCTTACGGTCGCCTGGAACGTAAGCTGGAAAACGATAAAGTTGTTTACGAATGGAACGAAGAATTGAATCTTGAGGAACGCGCCGCCGTGAAACTCGCCATTGACGTGAAACAGGCGAAAAAGCCTCCTCAGATTGTAAAATTGCCTGTAAGTTTGTCTGTTGTGGGAGGCATGAGATGATTTTAGACGAAAGAACGGGCTTTGCCCTACAGACGAGAGACGAAAGCGGTTCGACGAGCTCACCGACCGAGTGTCATTCTGAGCGAAACGAAGTGAAGTCGAAGGATCTAGTGCAAGGCGAGCGTCGCGACAGAAAGTTTTTTTTCTGGCATGACCGAGCCGAAGCTGCGAACGCCGTAGGCGTTCATCCAGTGAAATACGTCATTGCGAGAAGCGAAGTGACGAAGCAATCTATGCATCGAATTCTTTTTGTGCTTGTTTTATTTTTCACGTCCTCAGCTTTTGCTTGGCCATGGTCCAGCGACAAGAAAAGCGCCGAAGACGAAGCCCGCATCAAGGATTCCTTGTTGCAAGTCGAAGTGCGCAATTTGCAGCGCGAAGTCGAAACGCTTACCCGCATCCGCATGCAAAAAGCCGATTCCCTTGAAAAGCTCGATGCCAAGCATTGGAGCAATCGCTATGCCGAATCGCAGCTGACCGAAGAACACCAGAATAAAACGCGTGAACTGGACGGTCGCTATTCTAAACTCTCGACAGATCTTGGCCGCGTCACCGAAGAAGTGATGGCGAACAAGAACGTCACTGAAGAAGCGGAAGAAAAAGCCAAGAGCGAAGAAATTGCATTTGATGCGCTCAACACGCAAGTGAAGCTTTCCATTGAAAAGACTCTTGGCGATGTAGCGGGCGATTATCCGGTCGGGATGAACAAGCGCCTTTTGAACTTGAAACGCGCCAGTGCTGAAGCCGAAAAGAAAGTGCCGAATACAATTGCTGCGGTGCAGGGCTATATGGCAGATTTGCTCGCCCGTCACGAAGTCACTTACACGCAATTCTACGGCAATGAAGTTTCGCAGGTGGGCTCTCGCCCGGATGTGAACGTGAATCGTTTACGCTTGGGAACGGTGTTCCTCGGCGAAGTGGCGAATGACAATGGCGATGTGCAGGCGTTGTTGCGCTCTGGTGCTTTGCAGGGCAAGGTCTTTGAATGGAATGCAAATTTGCCCACGGAAATGGCGGCAAATATCAAGTCTGCCGTGAACCAGGCGGGCTCGGTGGCAAGTGCTGCAACGGACGTGTCGCAGTCTGCAACTATCGCGATTCCGTTGGATGTGCTGCAGAATAAGGCCATCAAAAATTCCATCACTGATACGAAGGAACTCACTTGGACCGAAGAATTCAAATCGTTCTTCAAGAAGGGCGGTATTGTGATGTACCCGCTTTCGCTTGTGGCGATCATTGCGCTCCTCCTATTCCTTGAACGTTTTGTGATGCTTTCTTACCGTGGTCATCTCGGCCGCCGCTTCACCAAGAAGATGGATGCGCTTATTGCCGAGAAAAAGTACGAAGAAGCCGCAAATCTTTGCCTCAAGAAAGAGACGAGCCTTGCGATGGTGCTTTTTGCGGTGCTGAACAAGGTGAACGATACGCGTGAAAATGCGGAACGCTCCTTGCAAGAAGCTTTGCTCCGTGAACAGCCGAAATTGGAACGCCGCATGGGCCTTCTGGCTGCGATGGGAACGATCGCTCCGCTTCTGGGTTTGCTTGGAACGGTGACCGGTATCATCACGCTCTTTACCGTGATTACCGAAGTTGGGACGAATGACGCTCGCGTGCTTGCGGGCGGTATTTCCGAAGCTCTTGTGACGACGGAAATGGGCCTTGTCATTGCAATTCCGGTGATGATTTTGCATGGGCTCCTGAGCGAAAAAATTGAAAAAATCACCAGCGAACTCTACGTGCAAAGCACTTCGCTTATGAATAAAGTCTTCGGAAAGGAAAGTAAGTAAAATACGTCATTGCGAGTTGAAAACGCGGCAATCTCATCTGAATGAATTATGACTGATTTTCATTACATATTCATAGAATCTCTGCGGAATACGTATGAGGCGGGTGGCGTGGTGATGCTACCCATCCTCTTGGCAGGCGTTGTTGGATTCTATTTCCTTTTCTCGAGCTGGTTTCGCATCGGTAGCGATTTTTTCAGAAAGGATATCACTAAAGTTGTGAGGCGTATGCAGCGCGGCTTGACCGGCGAAAGAGCTGTTGTTGGAACCGAATCTTCCTCTGATGAACAGCGTGTGCAGATGACTTTGACAAACCTTCGCAAACGCGGTGGATTTCTTTCAAGAGAACTTTCTTACGCGATTGAAATCGCGCAAAAGAATTATGACGAATTTCGCGACTACATGCAAGTACGCATGATGAAAAGTGTGCGCTACATGGAACAAGGAAACCACATTGTTTCTGTGATGGCTGCAGCCGCTCCGCTCTTGGGCCTGCTTGGAACGGTCACGGGAATGGTCTCGACTTTTGAGGTGATCACGTTGTACGGAAACCAGAACCCGGTGCTGATGGCGGATGGAATTTCAGAAGCCTTGATTTCGACGCAGAGCGGGCTCTTGATTGCGTTCCCGCTGACTCTTATGAAACAACGTTTGGACGAACGCATTGAAATCTTGAAGCAGGAAATGGAATTTGGCGCAACTGTGATTGACAACTATTTTGCAACCCGAGCTGGACAACGTCATTGCAAACTGAAGGCCGCGACTTAACGTAGCTACGTCATTGCGAGCGTAGCGAAGCAATCTAAGGAATTTTTATGGACTTTAACTTACCGAGAAGAAAACAGAAAGACGTGGGCATTGAAATGGGTCCGCTGATGGATATCGTGTTCATCTTGCTCATCTTTTTTGTGGTAACGTCGTCGTTCACTCGCGAAACGGGTGTGGATGTGACGAAACCGCAGGCGCAATCGGCGAGCCAACTTGAAAAAGAAAACTTGCTCATCGCCATCACTCGCGAAGGGACGATTCACATGAATGAGCGTCAGGTGGATTTGGCGAGCCTGCAAGACATCTTGAAACAGTCTCTCGCCAAAGCGCCTGACCGCGAAGCCGTCGTGATTGCCGACAAGGAATCCGAAACCGGCGTGCTCGTTCAGGTCATTGATATGTGCAATTTGGCCGGCGTCAAAAAAGTCTCCATCGCCGCCCAAGCAGAATAATCATAGACGAAAGATGAAACTTGTTAAGAAATTATTAAAGCGTTTTTCAATCCTTCTCGCGGCGATTCTTGCGAGCATGGTTCTCGTATTCTCCGTGACGATGGCGAACTTGTTCTTGACGGGTAAAATTTTCCACGAAAAGAAATTTGTCAAGACCGAAGTCTCTGTGAAAAAAGTTGAAGAAGTCGAAAAGAAGATTGAAAAAAAACGCACCGCACGCAAGCCAAACCGCCAAAAGTTGAATTCTCGCTCGCCCAAAGCGGGACCGCGTTTTGCCATGGCTCTTGGCGCCGTTTCAGGAACTGCGGGTGCTGCCATCAATAGCGAGCTCGTTGCCGATTTTCGAGGCGGCGCGCTCTCCACTGAAAAAGGCGATGTCGATAAAAAACCAGAAAGCCGCTCTGTCGCAAACTTTCAGGTGCCTCCGCAAATCCGAGACCGCGAAATAGATGCCATGCTTCGTCTCAGTTTCTGCGTGGATGTTGGCGGACGCGCGTATGATATCAAAGTCATCGAAGAATCTCCCGCAGGCTCTGGACTTGCGCAAGCGGGGAAGGATGCTATTGCTCGTATGACTTTTGCTCCCGCCGAAAAGGACGGTAAAGCCGTTGCTTTCTGCGGCATGGAACAACCCTTCGAAGTGAAGTTTAGAGACTAGTATGAAACCATTTTTTCTTGTTTTGCTTTTTGTAATGTCGTCGTTTGCAGCGCAATCGTCTTTTGACTTGATGGATCGCGCGAATGCCCTTTATCGCAGTGGGAAATTCAAGCAAGCTATCCTCTTGTACCGCAAGGCCGAAGACCGCGGCGCCGATCCCGTTGCCGTGAGTTTCAACATCGCCAATAGCTATTACCAGATGGACAAATATCCCGAGGCGGCCGCCGCCTACCGCAAGGCTGTGGACTACTCCGAAGGCAATTTTGCTCCTGCGCTTTTCAATATGGCGAGCGTCTATTTCCGCTTAAAGCAGTTCCCGGAATGCATTGCCGTTTACCACCGTGCGCTCAAACTTGACCCCGATAACATTTCCGGTTGGCTTTACCTCGGCGAAGCCTACTCCAAAACCGGCGACAAAGTCGGAGCACTCCGCGCTATCGAAAACGCTTACCGCCTCGACAAAAATGATGTCAGCATCGTCTACCAACTTTCCGAAGCGAATATTGCTCTGAACGACTTTGACCGAGCCGTTGCCGTAATTCGCGAAGGCTACACGCTCCATCCCGAAGAATCCGATTTCCTAGTCTACCTCGGCGATGTCTACCGCCTGAACAAGAATTTCGAAGAAAGTGCAAACGCTTACCGCGAAGCTCTTAGCGTGAAAATCGACGACACGCAAATTATGTACAAACTCGCCGATGTCCTCG is a window of Fibrobacter sp. UBA4297 DNA encoding:
- a CDS encoding TonB-dependent receptor plug domain-containing protein, translating into MSFMLKIVVFVSMMVAFAAAHERIIFNGIVQDDSFEAHEKLNVEILETGEALQTTVGAPFSVVLPADTLWNICVTNSDTSGAEKEKCYELLYFGNDSTFSKTLGPNEVTVEDTISNGRAEAQAEPKAPTANSDSTSDVDVEKLLASGGANSKVTELKKVVVQLRRRPKRKPGESVVSAKSIKRMPGLAEADVIKSIQALPGVVASSDFSSKIYVRGGAADQNLFLFDNAVVYSPVHFFGLFSTFLVEGIDDVQFYKSGFPAQYGNRLSSVLKMEGRAGGQDSVEEWFSKSSIKISTFAAQLHTEGHKGPARWVFAGRTTYIGYILDLCNAIGLLDLDLDYEFTDLQGTFMYDFSKDTRLKLSFYIGKDRLEYDPLYMDWGNTAIPLGIYHRINDKWDYNATLAFSEFYQTMKIGDFMSIKMELYSFAGKQWLNYRGIDNHTFTFGYELEYTRERYQEQMATISVADVEKPFHHVAYAQDAWKISPDYLLQYGLRLNYQSAAQHFGVEPRLSLNVNLDDTKSLELYGGYYLQYMNSIVYTDQETLNEFYYPVTTTTDGRHIKPASSWLFAAEYSQRDLFEGYDFTAGIYYKTQSNLNTFAVKSDSSDESSSKNMVLADNFGTADGYSMGYELSLRKDKGWWFGGINWSQSISVARVNDGSKPYFPSWHQPYALKLDLGINWKGGEDALWQHKKKGRYFRSSLALKYSSGMPISEYKGYYMAKEIGSQKYSDNIVVVPGSRNAGRQTDYFRIDLKAIDIGREGKWNFSWTIINLTDHDNMFFTFYDTRKTPPKKTTISQFPFLPIMLNYEYYF
- a CDS encoding MotA/TolQ/ExbB proton channel family protein; amino-acid sequence: MILDERTGFALQTRDESGSTSSPTECHSERNEVKSKDLVQGERRDRKFFFWHDRAEAANAVGVHPVKYVIARSEVTKQSMHRILFVLVLFFTSSAFAWPWSSDKKSAEDEARIKDSLLQVEVRNLQREVETLTRIRMQKADSLEKLDAKHWSNRYAESQLTEEHQNKTRELDGRYSKLSTDLGRVTEEVMANKNVTEEAEEKAKSEEIAFDALNTQVKLSIEKTLGDVAGDYPVGMNKRLLNLKRASAEAEKKVPNTIAAVQGYMADLLARHEVTYTQFYGNEVSQVGSRPDVNVNRLRLGTVFLGEVANDNGDVQALLRSGALQGKVFEWNANLPTEMAANIKSAVNQAGSVASAATDVSQSATIAIPLDVLQNKAIKNSITDTKELTWTEEFKSFFKKGGIVMYPLSLVAIIALLLFLERFVMLSYRGHLGRRFTKKMDALIAEKKYEEAANLCLKKETSLAMVLFAVLNKVNDTRENAERSLQEALLREQPKLERRMGLLAAMGTIAPLLGLLGTVTGIITLFTVITEVGTNDARVLAGGISEALVTTEMGLVIAIPVMILHGLLSEKIEKITSELYVQSTSLMNKVFGKESK
- a CDS encoding MotA/TolQ/ExbB proton channel family protein; translation: MTDFHYIFIESLRNTYEAGGVVMLPILLAGVVGFYFLFSSWFRIGSDFFRKDITKVVRRMQRGLTGERAVVGTESSSDEQRVQMTLTNLRKRGGFLSRELSYAIEIAQKNYDEFRDYMQVRMMKSVRYMEQGNHIVSVMAAAAPLLGLLGTVTGMVSTFEVITLYGNQNPVLMADGISEALISTQSGLLIAFPLTLMKQRLDERIEILKQEMEFGATVIDNYFATRAGQRHCKLKAAT
- a CDS encoding energy transducer TonB — encoded protein: MKLVKKLLKRFSILLAAILASMVLVFSVTMANLFLTGKIFHEKKFVKTEVSVKKVEEVEKKIEKKRTARKPNRQKLNSRSPKAGPRFAMALGAVSGTAGAAINSELVADFRGGALSTEKGDVDKKPESRSVANFQVPPQIRDREIDAMLRLSFCVDVGGRAYDIKVIEESPAGSGLAQAGKDAIARMTFAPAEKDGKAVAFCGMEQPFEVKFRD
- a CDS encoding tetratricopeptide repeat protein codes for the protein MKPFFLVLLFVMSSFAAQSSFDLMDRANALYRSGKFKQAILLYRKAEDRGADPVAVSFNIANSYYQMDKYPEAAAAYRKAVDYSEGNFAPALFNMASVYFRLKQFPECIAVYHRALKLDPDNISGWLYLGEAYSKTGDKVGALRAIENAYRLDKNDVSIVYQLSEANIALNDFDRAVAVIREGYTLHPEESDFLVYLGDVYRLNKNFEESANAYREALSVKIDDTQIMYKLADVLAEDKKPYIAMEILNNILQIKPDFSDAAIFMGNLAYDAKFYDRAESAYELAAKNGNSEAVFGFKNMAYDAHAQKRTEESVRLLKVALKYFPNDASLTADLLEMQSGN
- a CDS encoding ExbD/TolR family protein, which encodes MDFNLPRRKQKDVGIEMGPLMDIVFILLIFFVVTSSFTRETGVDVTKPQAQSASQLEKENLLIAITREGTIHMNERQVDLASLQDILKQSLAKAPDREAVVIADKESETGVLVQVIDMCNLAGVKKVSIAAQAE
- a CDS encoding DUF3450 family protein, which produces MKKKLVIFVMSAFLAVNAFADYESEIRDLKLQKEKLNSEIQNLNTRIASTDSMLRADASHRQLLEQRYKADVERRNLEIDSLNAKIRKVAANLQQERNKQARAKNKSDNVAAKRRALRGELAKICKQLEVQIAQTLPWERDKRLDRAKSLTREIESGNVTEEEAFSRMKSLVNEEIKFGDEVSVVNSPLTRKNGEIVNATILRIGNQWMVYVDENGASYGRLERKLENDKVVYEWNEELNLEERAAVKLAIDVKQAKKPPQIVKLPVSLSVVGGMR